The Temnothorax longispinosus isolate EJ_2023e chromosome 12, Tlon_JGU_v1, whole genome shotgun sequence genome includes a window with the following:
- the Nt5b gene encoding cytosolic purine 5'-nucleotidase isoform X7, which translates to MTQRNVDVVITPASYAIGPRLRFPDDSNVFPEESIHRTMLGRTMLGLNVGLTRNDRSEQDLDSYYIEGTHGARSDKRELGHRIFVNRSLHLENIKFYGFDMDYTLAEYKSPQYEQLGFNLLKDRLVSLGYPQEIKAFEYDPSFPVRGLWFDTLHGNLLKVDAYGNILVCVHGFEFLKHSQVYELYPNKFLQLDESRVYVLNTLFNLPETYLLACLIDFFTNSPQYTREKTGVKEGELTMSFKSIFQDVRNAVDWIHLHGDLKSKTIENLDEYVKKDERLPMFLTRIRESGARVFLLTNSDYVFTDKIMTYLFDFPHGARPDEPHRNWKTYFDTIVVDARKPLFFGEGTILRQVDTRTGALKLGTHKGPLHTGEVYSGGSCDVFTELIGAKGKDVLYVGDHIFGDILKSKKIKGWRTFLIVPELVQELHVWTDKCQLFAELQSLDVMLGEMYKNLDSSTKEKPDISKLRASIRDVTHKMDLAYGMMGSLFRSGSRQTFFSSQVVRYADLYAATFLNLIYYPFSYMFRAPAMLMPHESTVAHEQRFVMETPMISRSRTFKLVDEEEEHNRPSSKNLYVDHFNNQIPHARPETPRNVTHTHDEDCSDEDSDSQKQANQMRLSTRNANCN; encoded by the exons ATGACTCAACGAAATGTCGACGTGGTCATTACGCCGGCGAGCTACGCTATTG GACCGAGGTTGCGATTCCCGGATGACTCGAACGTATTCCCCGAGGAATCGATCCACCGTACCATGCTCGGCCGTACCATGCTCGGCCTTAACGTAGGACTGACCAGGAACGATCGTAGCGAGCAAGACCTGGACAGCTATTACATCGAGGGCACGCACGGCGCCCGCAGTGATAAGCGCGAACTGGGGCACAG GATCTTCGTCAATCGGAGTCTTCATTTGGAGAACATCAAGTTCTATGGCTTCGATATGGATTACACATTGGCAG aATACAAGTCGCCACAGTATGAGCAATTGGGCTTCAATCTGCTCAAGGATCGTCTAGTGTCCCTGGGGTATCCGCAGGAAATCAAGGCCTTCGAATACGATCCCAGTTTTCCCGTTCGTGGATTATGGTTCGATACCTTACACGGGAATCTCTTGAAAGTGGACGCTTACGGGAACATCTTGGTCTGTGTCCACGGCTTCGAGTTCTTGAAACA CTCTCAGGTCTACGAGCTTTatccaaataaatttctacaatTAGACGAATCTAGAGTTTACGTGCTCAATACCTTGTTCAATCTACCGGAGACTTATCTGCTGGCGTGTCTGATAGATTTTTTCACAAACTCGCCGCAATATACCAGAGAAAAGACCGGAGTGAAAGAAGGTGAGCTCACCATGAGCTTCAAAAGCATATTTCAGGACGTCCGAAACGCGGTAGATTGGATACACCTTCATGGTGATCTGAAATCGAAGACTATCGAGAACTTAGATGAATACGTAAAGAAGGACGAGAGGTTGCCTATGTTCCTTACGAGAATCCGAGAGAGTGGAGCGAGAGTGTTTTTATTAACTAACAGTGATTACGTTTTCACGGACAAAATTATGACTTATTTGTTCGATTTTCCACACGGTGCACGG CCTGATGAACCGCATAGAAACTGGAAAACCTATTTTGACACAATTGTGGTAGACGCCAGAAAGCCGTTGTTCTTCGGAGAAGGAACAATCTTACGACAAGTGGACACGAGAACGGGTGCTTTAAAACTTGGTACACACAAAGGACCACTTCATACAG ggGAAGTGTACTCGGGAGGCTCGTGCGACGTCTTTACAGAATTAATCGGCGCGAAAGGAAAAGATGTCTTATATGTTGGTGACCACATATTTggtgatattttaaaaagcaaGAAAATAAAGGGCTGGAGGACATTTTTAATAGTCCCCGAGCTGGTTCAGGAGTTACACGTTTGGACCGATAAGTGTCAATTGTTTGCCGAATTACAGAGTCTAGACGTTATGCTCGGGGAAATGTATAA AAATTTAGACAGTAGTACGAAAGAAAAGCCGGATATTTCCAAGTTACGCGCGTCCATAAGGGATGTCACACACAAAATGGATTTAGCTTACGGCATGATGGGTTCCCTATTTCGTAGCGGAAGTAGACAAACATTTTTCAGCAGTCAAGTCGTAAGGTATGCCGATCTGTACGCAGCGACTTTCTTGAATCTGATTTACTACCCCTTTTCATACATGTTCAGAGCACCTGCTATGCTG ATGCCTCATGAGAGTACGGTAGCACATGAACAAAGGTTTGTTATGGAAACGCCGATGATAAGCCGTTCGAGAACATTTAAACTGGTAGACGAGGAAGAAGAACACAATCGGCCTTCTTCC aagaatttatatgtggaccattttaataatcaaattccACATGCGAGACCGGAAACGCCACGTAATGTTACGCATACACACGACGAGGATTGTAGCGATGAAGATAGCGATTCGCAGAAGCAAGCTAATCAAATGAGATTATCTACAAGAAACGCGAATTGCAACTGA
- the Nt5b gene encoding cytosolic purine 5'-nucleotidase isoform X5 → MRTEIRRTRGLTRHRTTTIRAVTRSGTGRPAKGPRLRFPDDSNVFPEESIHRTMLGRTMLGLNVGLTRNDRSEQDLDSYYIEGTHGARSDKRELGHRIFVNRSLHLENIKFYGFDMDYTLAEYKSPQYEQLGFNLLKDRLVSLGYPQEIKAFEYDPSFPVRGLWFDTLHGNLLKVDAYGNILVCVHGFEFLKHSQVYELYPNKFLQLDESRVYVLNTLFNLPETYLLACLIDFFTNSPQYTREKTGVKEGELTMSFKSIFQDVRNAVDWIHLHGDLKSKTIENLDEYVKKDERLPMFLTRIRESGARVFLLTNSDYVFTDKIMTYLFDFPHGARPDEPHRNWKTYFDTIVVDARKPLFFGEGTILRQVDTRTGALKLGTHKGPLHTGEVYSGGSCDVFTELIGAKGKDVLYVGDHIFGDILKSKKIKGWRTFLIVPELVQELHVWTDKCQLFAELQSLDVMLGEMYKNLDSSTKEKPDISKLRASIRDVTHKMDLAYGMMGSLFRSGSRQTFFSSQVVRYADLYAATFLNLIYYPFSYMFRAPAMLMPHESTVAHEQRFVMETPMISRSRTFKLVDEEEEHNRPSSKNLYVDHFNNQIPHARPETPRNVTHTHDEDCSDEDSDSQKQANQMRLSTRNANCN, encoded by the exons ATGCGCACGGAGATCAGGAGAACACGGGGCCTAACACGCCACAGAACGACAACGATCCGAGCGGTAACAAGAAGTGGTACCGGCAGGCCAGCCAAAG GACCGAGGTTGCGATTCCCGGATGACTCGAACGTATTCCCCGAGGAATCGATCCACCGTACCATGCTCGGCCGTACCATGCTCGGCCTTAACGTAGGACTGACCAGGAACGATCGTAGCGAGCAAGACCTGGACAGCTATTACATCGAGGGCACGCACGGCGCCCGCAGTGATAAGCGCGAACTGGGGCACAG GATCTTCGTCAATCGGAGTCTTCATTTGGAGAACATCAAGTTCTATGGCTTCGATATGGATTACACATTGGCAG aATACAAGTCGCCACAGTATGAGCAATTGGGCTTCAATCTGCTCAAGGATCGTCTAGTGTCCCTGGGGTATCCGCAGGAAATCAAGGCCTTCGAATACGATCCCAGTTTTCCCGTTCGTGGATTATGGTTCGATACCTTACACGGGAATCTCTTGAAAGTGGACGCTTACGGGAACATCTTGGTCTGTGTCCACGGCTTCGAGTTCTTGAAACA CTCTCAGGTCTACGAGCTTTatccaaataaatttctacaatTAGACGAATCTAGAGTTTACGTGCTCAATACCTTGTTCAATCTACCGGAGACTTATCTGCTGGCGTGTCTGATAGATTTTTTCACAAACTCGCCGCAATATACCAGAGAAAAGACCGGAGTGAAAGAAGGTGAGCTCACCATGAGCTTCAAAAGCATATTTCAGGACGTCCGAAACGCGGTAGATTGGATACACCTTCATGGTGATCTGAAATCGAAGACTATCGAGAACTTAGATGAATACGTAAAGAAGGACGAGAGGTTGCCTATGTTCCTTACGAGAATCCGAGAGAGTGGAGCGAGAGTGTTTTTATTAACTAACAGTGATTACGTTTTCACGGACAAAATTATGACTTATTTGTTCGATTTTCCACACGGTGCACGG CCTGATGAACCGCATAGAAACTGGAAAACCTATTTTGACACAATTGTGGTAGACGCCAGAAAGCCGTTGTTCTTCGGAGAAGGAACAATCTTACGACAAGTGGACACGAGAACGGGTGCTTTAAAACTTGGTACACACAAAGGACCACTTCATACAG ggGAAGTGTACTCGGGAGGCTCGTGCGACGTCTTTACAGAATTAATCGGCGCGAAAGGAAAAGATGTCTTATATGTTGGTGACCACATATTTggtgatattttaaaaagcaaGAAAATAAAGGGCTGGAGGACATTTTTAATAGTCCCCGAGCTGGTTCAGGAGTTACACGTTTGGACCGATAAGTGTCAATTGTTTGCCGAATTACAGAGTCTAGACGTTATGCTCGGGGAAATGTATAA AAATTTAGACAGTAGTACGAAAGAAAAGCCGGATATTTCCAAGTTACGCGCGTCCATAAGGGATGTCACACACAAAATGGATTTAGCTTACGGCATGATGGGTTCCCTATTTCGTAGCGGAAGTAGACAAACATTTTTCAGCAGTCAAGTCGTAAGGTATGCCGATCTGTACGCAGCGACTTTCTTGAATCTGATTTACTACCCCTTTTCATACATGTTCAGAGCACCTGCTATGCTG ATGCCTCATGAGAGTACGGTAGCACATGAACAAAGGTTTGTTATGGAAACGCCGATGATAAGCCGTTCGAGAACATTTAAACTGGTAGACGAGGAAGAAGAACACAATCGGCCTTCTTCC aagaatttatatgtggaccattttaataatcaaattccACATGCGAGACCGGAAACGCCACGTAATGTTACGCATACACACGACGAGGATTGTAGCGATGAAGATAGCGATTCGCAGAAGCAAGCTAATCAAATGAGATTATCTACAAGAAACGCGAATTGCAACTGA
- the Nt5b gene encoding cytosolic purine 5'-nucleotidase isoform X9 → MWLKDANDDATPTANFVNSRQCVQNEIFVNRSLHLENIKFYGFDMDYTLAEYKSPQYEQLGFNLLKDRLVSLGYPQEIKAFEYDPSFPVRGLWFDTLHGNLLKVDAYGNILVCVHGFEFLKHSQVYELYPNKFLQLDESRVYVLNTLFNLPETYLLACLIDFFTNSPQYTREKTGVKEGELTMSFKSIFQDVRNAVDWIHLHGDLKSKTIENLDEYVKKDERLPMFLTRIRESGARVFLLTNSDYVFTDKIMTYLFDFPHGARPDEPHRNWKTYFDTIVVDARKPLFFGEGTILRQVDTRTGALKLGTHKGPLHTGEVYSGGSCDVFTELIGAKGKDVLYVGDHIFGDILKSKKIKGWRTFLIVPELVQELHVWTDKCQLFAELQSLDVMLGEMYKNLDSSTKEKPDISKLRASIRDVTHKMDLAYGMMGSLFRSGSRQTFFSSQVVRYADLYAATFLNLIYYPFSYMFRAPAMLMPHESTVAHEQRFVMETPMISRSRTFKLVDEEEEHNRPSSKNLYVDHFNNQIPHARPETPRNVTHTHDEDCSDEDSDSQKQANQMRLSTRNANCN, encoded by the exons ATGTGGCTGAAGGATGCGAACGACGACGCCACGCCAACTGCGAATTTTGTGAATTCGCGACAGTGCGTCCAGAATGA GATCTTCGTCAATCGGAGTCTTCATTTGGAGAACATCAAGTTCTATGGCTTCGATATGGATTACACATTGGCAG aATACAAGTCGCCACAGTATGAGCAATTGGGCTTCAATCTGCTCAAGGATCGTCTAGTGTCCCTGGGGTATCCGCAGGAAATCAAGGCCTTCGAATACGATCCCAGTTTTCCCGTTCGTGGATTATGGTTCGATACCTTACACGGGAATCTCTTGAAAGTGGACGCTTACGGGAACATCTTGGTCTGTGTCCACGGCTTCGAGTTCTTGAAACA CTCTCAGGTCTACGAGCTTTatccaaataaatttctacaatTAGACGAATCTAGAGTTTACGTGCTCAATACCTTGTTCAATCTACCGGAGACTTATCTGCTGGCGTGTCTGATAGATTTTTTCACAAACTCGCCGCAATATACCAGAGAAAAGACCGGAGTGAAAGAAGGTGAGCTCACCATGAGCTTCAAAAGCATATTTCAGGACGTCCGAAACGCGGTAGATTGGATACACCTTCATGGTGATCTGAAATCGAAGACTATCGAGAACTTAGATGAATACGTAAAGAAGGACGAGAGGTTGCCTATGTTCCTTACGAGAATCCGAGAGAGTGGAGCGAGAGTGTTTTTATTAACTAACAGTGATTACGTTTTCACGGACAAAATTATGACTTATTTGTTCGATTTTCCACACGGTGCACGG CCTGATGAACCGCATAGAAACTGGAAAACCTATTTTGACACAATTGTGGTAGACGCCAGAAAGCCGTTGTTCTTCGGAGAAGGAACAATCTTACGACAAGTGGACACGAGAACGGGTGCTTTAAAACTTGGTACACACAAAGGACCACTTCATACAG ggGAAGTGTACTCGGGAGGCTCGTGCGACGTCTTTACAGAATTAATCGGCGCGAAAGGAAAAGATGTCTTATATGTTGGTGACCACATATTTggtgatattttaaaaagcaaGAAAATAAAGGGCTGGAGGACATTTTTAATAGTCCCCGAGCTGGTTCAGGAGTTACACGTTTGGACCGATAAGTGTCAATTGTTTGCCGAATTACAGAGTCTAGACGTTATGCTCGGGGAAATGTATAA AAATTTAGACAGTAGTACGAAAGAAAAGCCGGATATTTCCAAGTTACGCGCGTCCATAAGGGATGTCACACACAAAATGGATTTAGCTTACGGCATGATGGGTTCCCTATTTCGTAGCGGAAGTAGACAAACATTTTTCAGCAGTCAAGTCGTAAGGTATGCCGATCTGTACGCAGCGACTTTCTTGAATCTGATTTACTACCCCTTTTCATACATGTTCAGAGCACCTGCTATGCTG ATGCCTCATGAGAGTACGGTAGCACATGAACAAAGGTTTGTTATGGAAACGCCGATGATAAGCCGTTCGAGAACATTTAAACTGGTAGACGAGGAAGAAGAACACAATCGGCCTTCTTCC aagaatttatatgtggaccattttaataatcaaattccACATGCGAGACCGGAAACGCCACGTAATGTTACGCATACACACGACGAGGATTGTAGCGATGAAGATAGCGATTCGCAGAAGCAAGCTAATCAAATGAGATTATCTACAAGAAACGCGAATTGCAACTGA
- the Nt5b gene encoding cytosolic purine 5'-nucleotidase isoform X6, producing the protein MRTEIRRTRGLTRHRTTTIRAVTRSGTGRPAKGPRLRFPDDSNVFPEESIHRTMLGRTMLGLNVGLTRNDRSEQDLDSYYIEGTHGARSDKRELGHRIFVNRSLHLENIKFYGFDMDYTLAEYKSPQYEQLGFNLLKDRLVSLGYPQEIKAFEYDPSFPVRGLWFDTLHGNLLKVDAYGNILVCVHGFEFLKHSQVYELYPNKFLQLDESRVYVLNTLFNLPETYLLACLIDFFTNSPQYTREKTGVKEGELTMSFKSIFQDVRNAVDWIHLHGDLKSKTIENLDEYVKKDERLPMFLTRIRESGARVFLLTNSDYVFTDKIMTYLFDFPHGARPDEPHRNWKTYFDTIVVDARKPLFFGEGTILRQVDTRTGALKLGTHKGPLHTGEVYSGGSCDVFTELIGAKGKDVLYVGDHIFGDILKSKKIKGWRTFLIVPELVQELHVWTDKCQLFAELQSLDVMLGEMYKNLDSSTKEKPDISKLRASIRDVTHKMDLAYGMMGSLFRSGSRQTFFSSQVVRYADLYAATFLNLIYYPFSYMFRAPAMLMPHESTVAHEQRFVMETPMISRSRTFKLVDEEEEHNRPSSNLYVDHFNNQIPHARPETPRNVTHTHDEDCSDEDSDSQKQANQMRLSTRNANCN; encoded by the exons ATGCGCACGGAGATCAGGAGAACACGGGGCCTAACACGCCACAGAACGACAACGATCCGAGCGGTAACAAGAAGTGGTACCGGCAGGCCAGCCAAAG GACCGAGGTTGCGATTCCCGGATGACTCGAACGTATTCCCCGAGGAATCGATCCACCGTACCATGCTCGGCCGTACCATGCTCGGCCTTAACGTAGGACTGACCAGGAACGATCGTAGCGAGCAAGACCTGGACAGCTATTACATCGAGGGCACGCACGGCGCCCGCAGTGATAAGCGCGAACTGGGGCACAG GATCTTCGTCAATCGGAGTCTTCATTTGGAGAACATCAAGTTCTATGGCTTCGATATGGATTACACATTGGCAG aATACAAGTCGCCACAGTATGAGCAATTGGGCTTCAATCTGCTCAAGGATCGTCTAGTGTCCCTGGGGTATCCGCAGGAAATCAAGGCCTTCGAATACGATCCCAGTTTTCCCGTTCGTGGATTATGGTTCGATACCTTACACGGGAATCTCTTGAAAGTGGACGCTTACGGGAACATCTTGGTCTGTGTCCACGGCTTCGAGTTCTTGAAACA CTCTCAGGTCTACGAGCTTTatccaaataaatttctacaatTAGACGAATCTAGAGTTTACGTGCTCAATACCTTGTTCAATCTACCGGAGACTTATCTGCTGGCGTGTCTGATAGATTTTTTCACAAACTCGCCGCAATATACCAGAGAAAAGACCGGAGTGAAAGAAGGTGAGCTCACCATGAGCTTCAAAAGCATATTTCAGGACGTCCGAAACGCGGTAGATTGGATACACCTTCATGGTGATCTGAAATCGAAGACTATCGAGAACTTAGATGAATACGTAAAGAAGGACGAGAGGTTGCCTATGTTCCTTACGAGAATCCGAGAGAGTGGAGCGAGAGTGTTTTTATTAACTAACAGTGATTACGTTTTCACGGACAAAATTATGACTTATTTGTTCGATTTTCCACACGGTGCACGG CCTGATGAACCGCATAGAAACTGGAAAACCTATTTTGACACAATTGTGGTAGACGCCAGAAAGCCGTTGTTCTTCGGAGAAGGAACAATCTTACGACAAGTGGACACGAGAACGGGTGCTTTAAAACTTGGTACACACAAAGGACCACTTCATACAG ggGAAGTGTACTCGGGAGGCTCGTGCGACGTCTTTACAGAATTAATCGGCGCGAAAGGAAAAGATGTCTTATATGTTGGTGACCACATATTTggtgatattttaaaaagcaaGAAAATAAAGGGCTGGAGGACATTTTTAATAGTCCCCGAGCTGGTTCAGGAGTTACACGTTTGGACCGATAAGTGTCAATTGTTTGCCGAATTACAGAGTCTAGACGTTATGCTCGGGGAAATGTATAA AAATTTAGACAGTAGTACGAAAGAAAAGCCGGATATTTCCAAGTTACGCGCGTCCATAAGGGATGTCACACACAAAATGGATTTAGCTTACGGCATGATGGGTTCCCTATTTCGTAGCGGAAGTAGACAAACATTTTTCAGCAGTCAAGTCGTAAGGTATGCCGATCTGTACGCAGCGACTTTCTTGAATCTGATTTACTACCCCTTTTCATACATGTTCAGAGCACCTGCTATGCTG ATGCCTCATGAGAGTACGGTAGCACATGAACAAAGGTTTGTTATGGAAACGCCGATGATAAGCCGTTCGAGAACATTTAAACTGGTAGACGAGGAAGAAGAACACAATCGGCCTTCTTCC aatttatatgtggaccattttaataatcaaattccACATGCGAGACCGGAAACGCCACGTAATGTTACGCATACACACGACGAGGATTGTAGCGATGAAGATAGCGATTCGCAGAAGCAAGCTAATCAAATGAGATTATCTACAAGAAACGCGAATTGCAACTGA